A genomic segment from Candidatus Jidaibacter acanthamoeba encodes:
- a CDS encoding flagellin, whose product MTTSISSNLIANTTGATIGKTSSAIAKAAKQLSTGERITKASDDAAGLSVGTGLKINMTALKTALTATGQANAVLGVADGAATGILDGLTRMKELTMQAAMGSSSSNERGYYNEEFQQLVSEQDRLVVTSTFNNKALLDGSLSGGKGVESNTASASEGATASANITFTGTVGTANAVAALNINGVAFDFDFTGAATVVTGANIVIDGTLTTTKASTIANIINNVGTDYHSTMTEQNAARLSDLVATANGNTLTITSKKEGVAGSFLVTAGGVANSAEYMATTSAGSTSYTVINGTAGTVSGYYSAGSTTGSLGRSSVSVQGTVGDNILKTLTQTTATSGWVTVNATDLANEDVLSVFGTKLTLKNKVETPESQILRSTSSDLETLKNIATYLNNSEDSNIANYIYEARLDSGNLQIRATAKGATSTVNGANLIIDTTTVSVSAGTAGAADGIDVSHISDNASFMGKLSGFTATRTGDDAVKLSIKAGDYTYEAEVKDTAPTADYIIRMKSNDLDGKGGWFDLQLAANNGVTVANQAEADNFAKRINDAVATLNFYQNRDISTFDASGTSIEDTVISMTSKSFDAINVADIKVVGSTETNDQKAQLSITLSDGRTFSKTDLAESAPKGQKIELINTTDSNEKISIIWGKDVKFITDTEVSTLNNDLLSAFKANQAGMSFQVGTKTDQVIDVELGDLSTKAVFKGEVLDITTEEGAKKAGEVIDAAIDEVKGARASIGAQQARFDSAASNIATTLQNTDAARAVYLDTNVAESSTNFGLAQVKMNASISVLAQVNNLPQSLLKLLG is encoded by the coding sequence ATGACAACTTCAATCAGTTCAAATTTAATTGCGAACACTACGGGCGCAACAATAGGCAAAACCAGCAGCGCAATCGCAAAAGCCGCTAAGCAATTATCAACAGGAGAAAGAATTACCAAAGCATCAGATGATGCGGCAGGTTTATCGGTCGGTACCGGTTTAAAAATAAACATGACTGCACTTAAAACTGCTTTAACGGCGACAGGGCAAGCAAATGCAGTGCTTGGGGTGGCTGACGGTGCGGCGACCGGGATTCTGGATGGCCTAACAAGAATGAAAGAGCTTACTATGCAAGCTGCTATGGGAAGCTCTTCATCAAATGAAAGAGGCTATTATAACGAGGAATTTCAACAACTCGTAAGTGAACAAGATCGTCTTGTGGTTACCAGCACATTCAACAATAAGGCATTACTTGACGGGTCTCTTTCCGGTGGTAAAGGCGTAGAATCAAATACTGCTTCCGCGAGTGAAGGTGCAACCGCTTCCGCAAATATAACTTTTACCGGAACCGTTGGTACTGCTAACGCAGTAGCAGCTTTAAATATAAATGGTGTCGCATTTGATTTTGACTTTACCGGTGCTGCAACAGTTGTAACAGGTGCTAATATAGTAATTGACGGAACATTAACTACTACTAAAGCAAGTACCATTGCTAACATTATTAATAACGTCGGTACTGATTATCATTCAACAATGACTGAGCAAAATGCGGCAAGGCTATCTGATCTGGTTGCAACTGCTAACGGTAATACTTTAACTATTACCAGTAAAAAAGAAGGTGTTGCAGGTTCATTTTTAGTAACTGCAGGCGGTGTAGCAAACTCAGCTGAATATATGGCGACTACTTCAGCAGGAAGTACATCATATACCGTTATTAATGGTACTGCAGGAACCGTAAGCGGTTATTACTCGGCAGGTTCTACAACCGGTTCTTTAGGAAGAAGCTCAGTAAGTGTACAAGGTACAGTTGGTGATAACATTCTTAAGACCTTAACTCAAACTACTGCAACTTCAGGCTGGGTGACCGTAAATGCAACTGATTTAGCAAACGAGGATGTATTAAGTGTATTCGGAACAAAACTTACTTTAAAAAATAAAGTGGAAACTCCTGAATCACAAATTTTAAGAAGTACTTCAAGCGATTTGGAAACTTTAAAAAATATTGCAACATATTTAAATAATTCCGAAGATTCTAATATTGCCAATTATATCTACGAAGCTAGATTAGATTCCGGTAACCTGCAAATTAGAGCTACTGCAAAAGGTGCGACAAGTACAGTTAACGGTGCAAACTTAATAATCGATACTACAACCGTATCGGTTAGTGCAGGAACCGCAGGTGCTGCTGACGGGATTGATGTTTCTCATATTAGTGATAATGCTTCCTTTATGGGTAAGCTAAGTGGCTTTACAGCAACAAGAACCGGAGATGATGCAGTTAAGTTAAGCATAAAAGCCGGTGACTATACTTATGAAGCAGAAGTGAAAGACACCGCTCCAACTGCAGATTATATTATCAGAATGAAATCTAACGATTTAGACGGGAAAGGCGGATGGTTTGATTTACAATTAGCTGCTAACAATGGTGTTACTGTTGCTAACCAAGCTGAAGCTGATAACTTTGCTAAAAGAATTAATGATGCTGTAGCTACGCTTAATTTCTATCAAAATAGAGATATCTCTACCTTTGATGCAAGTGGAACTTCAATTGAAGATACTGTAATCAGTATGACTTCAAAAAGCTTTGATGCAATTAATGTTGCAGATATTAAAGTTGTCGGTTCTACGGAAACTAATGACCAAAAGGCTCAACTCAGTATTACCTTAAGTGACGGCAGAACTTTTTCTAAAACTGATTTAGCTGAAAGCGCACCTAAAGGACAAAAAATTGAGCTTATTAACACCACAGACAGCAATGAGAAGATTTCTATTATTTGGGGTAAAGATGTTAAGTTTATAACTGACACTGAAGTAAGCACCTTAAATAATGATTTACTTTCAGCATTTAAAGCAAACCAAGCCGGAATGAGCTTCCAAGTCGGAACTAAAACCGACCAGGTAATTGATGTAGAATTGGGTGATTTAAGTACCAAAGCTGTATTTAAAGGTGAAGTTCTGGATATTACAACCGAAGAAGGTGCAAAAAAGGCCGGGGAAGTAATTGATGCGGCAATTGATGAGGTAAAAGGAGCGAGAGCTAGTATTGGTGCACAACAAGCAAGGTTTGACAGTGCTGCATCAAATATTGCAACCACTCTCCAAAATACTGATGCTGCAAGAGCTGTATATCTTGATACTAACGTTGCCGAATCATCTACTAACTTCGGGCTAGCTCAAGTTAAGATGAATGCGAGCATTTCAGTATTAGCTCAAGTAAATAACTTACCGCAAAGTTTGTTAAAGCTACTTGGTTAA
- a CDS encoding amino acid ABC transporter ATP-binding protein, whose protein sequence is MLSINNLTKYFGDHKILDGINFKVSRGEVISIIGSSGSGKSTILRCIAGLEGYTQGEIKVAANNKKHSIGMVFQNFCLFPNMTVLQNLTYAPVKILKKSKREAEDKAIELLKKVGLETSADKYPSALSGGQKQRAAIARTLCMEPEILLFDEPTSALDPENVKEVLETIKQLAHTNITLIIVTHEMLFAKEISDRVIFIDGGKILEDALTYEIFNNPKSERLKLFLKNIL, encoded by the coding sequence ATGCTAAGTATAAATAATTTAACTAAATATTTTGGCGACCACAAAATATTAGACGGGATAAACTTTAAAGTTAGCAGAGGAGAAGTTATTTCTATCATCGGCTCATCGGGAAGCGGTAAATCAACTATTTTAAGATGTATAGCAGGCTTGGAGGGTTATACCCAAGGTGAAATCAAAGTGGCTGCGAATAATAAAAAACATAGCATAGGTATGGTATTTCAAAACTTTTGCCTTTTTCCTAATATGACCGTGTTACAAAATTTGACCTACGCACCGGTTAAAATTTTGAAGAAAAGTAAGCGGGAAGCAGAGGATAAAGCAATAGAGCTACTTAAAAAAGTCGGGCTGGAAACTTCGGCGGATAAATACCCTTCCGCTCTCTCGGGCGGTCAAAAGCAAAGGGCGGCAATTGCAAGAACATTATGTATGGAACCGGAAATCCTGCTTTTCGATGAGCCGACTTCAGCACTTGACCCCGAAAACGTTAAGGAAGTTTTAGAAACCATAAAACAACTCGCGCACACTAATATTACGCTTATTATAGTAACCCACGAGATGCTGTTCGCTAAAGAGATTTCCGATCGGGTTATATTTATCGACGGGGGCAAAATCTTGGAAGATGCCCTTACCTATGAAATATTCAACAACCCTAAGAGTGAACGCCTAAAGCTATTCTTAAAAAATATTTTATAA
- the rsmA gene encoding 16S rRNA (adenine(1518)-N(6)/adenine(1519)-N(6))-dimethyltransferase RsmA: MDKISNILPSISEIIKRYRLTPNKKLGQNFILDTDITDRIVLSAGNLKGINVLEIGSGAGTLTRSLLASNAEKIVAVEMDVNCIKALETLIAANVERLKVVQGDALKIKEEEVIDYPAKVIANLPYNIGTELVLKWITKTNLFESITVMLQKEVVERMSAMPSTTHYGRLSIICQLLCEVEKKFDVEAHHFYPPPKVTSSIVTITPRKEPLYNANISKVEKMTQILFGQRRKMVRSILKNKVQNLESVLEELNINPLARPENLTLKNFCDLGDKIIPL, translated from the coding sequence ATGGATAAAATTTCAAATATACTGCCTTCAATTAGTGAAATAATTAAAAGATATAGATTAACACCAAACAAAAAGCTTGGGCAAAATTTTATACTTGATACTGATATCACTGATAGAATAGTTTTATCGGCCGGAAATTTAAAAGGGATTAATGTACTCGAAATAGGTTCGGGAGCTGGTACTTTAACCAGATCATTATTAGCAAGTAATGCTGAAAAAATTGTTGCCGTTGAAATGGATGTAAACTGTATTAAAGCTTTAGAAACTCTAATTGCTGCAAATGTTGAGCGTTTAAAGGTAGTGCAAGGAGATGCTCTCAAAATTAAGGAAGAGGAGGTAATTGACTATCCTGCTAAGGTGATCGCCAATCTTCCATATAATATCGGTACCGAGTTAGTATTAAAGTGGATTACAAAAACAAATTTATTTGAGTCTATCACGGTAATGTTGCAGAAGGAAGTAGTGGAAAGAATGTCGGCAATGCCTTCAACTACGCATTACGGGAGGCTCTCAATTATATGCCAATTGTTATGTGAAGTTGAGAAAAAGTTCGATGTTGAAGCACATCATTTTTATCCTCCTCCTAAAGTAACTTCAAGTATAGTAACTATAACCCCGAGAAAAGAACCTCTTTATAATGCAAATATTAGTAAAGTAGAGAAAATGACTCAAATCTTATTTGGTCAACGTAGAAAAATGGTCAGATCTATATTAAAGAATAAAGTTCAGAACCTGGAATCAGTGCTTGAGGAGTTAAACATTAATCCGCTTGCAAGGCCGGAGAATCTTACACTTAAAAATTTTTGCGATTTGGGAGATAAAATTATTCCCTTATAA
- the folK gene encoding 2-amino-4-hydroxy-6-hydroxymethyldihydropteridine diphosphokinase, with protein sequence MKYLFSLGSNLFDRISYLSQAVNKLAFLKELKISSVYETKALLLEGYNPEWDKDFLNLCLSGFSDLDPFRMLGVCKQIEADLGRDLATPRWSPRVIDIDILLADNYIINDNKINIPHPGMLEREFVLVPACEIEANLIHPITNKPLHYALKKLHLNQISKVKKTKLELING encoded by the coding sequence ATGAAGTATCTTTTTAGCTTAGGTTCCAACCTTTTTGATAGAATTTCTTATCTGTCACAAGCAGTAAATAAACTTGCATTTTTAAAAGAATTAAAAATTTCCTCGGTTTATGAGACTAAAGCCCTGTTACTTGAGGGCTATAACCCTGAATGGGATAAAGATTTTTTGAATTTATGCCTAAGCGGTTTTTCTGATTTGGATCCTTTTCGTATGCTTGGAGTATGTAAACAAATTGAGGCAGATTTAGGAAGAGACTTAGCCACACCTAGGTGGTCTCCTAGGGTGATTGATATTGATATTTTACTCGCTGATAATTATATAATAAATGATAATAAAATTAATATTCCGCATCCGGGTATGTTAGAGAGAGAATTCGTTTTAGTTCCTGCATGCGAAATTGAAGCAAATCTAATTCATCCTATTACAAATAAGCCTTTACACTATGCTTTAAAAAAGCTACATCTTAACCAAATATCGAAGGTCAAAAAAACTAAATTAGAATTAATAAATGGCTAA
- the glyS gene encoding glycine--tRNA ligase subunit beta gives MSDFLLELFSEEMPAKMLAAFTAALEKNIVDKLGQKVESKSFYTPRRICIHINGLSTEVAEQTEEVKGPKESAPEAALDGFMRKYNLSDKSELELREGCYFYKLKRNQSDLKSVLKETVEVSLNQAIWPKSMRWGDYDIRWVRPLHSIVCFLDNEVLPVKFGHIIASNKTYGHRFLSGKEITVNSASLIEYSTLLKENFIILDALNRKEIIQQEIRKAISGKNLSIIEDNELLNEVVNLVEYPVVYLGQIDEKFMTLPEEVLITTLRNNQRYLMLRNSTSGKLAPYFIIVSNTIGQDQGKEIIHGNQTVLGARLFDALFFYENDKKIKLEKRIEQLKALTFHKEIGSVYDKVESVKAIAEKLSQRLQIDTAKVLRAVSLMKADLITEMVGEFPELQGIMGYYYALNDREDEDIAITIRDHYKPLGPNDYVPTNKVAAIVALADKLDTLNQMFAINIKPTGSKDPFALRRAANGVVRIIAENNFALDIKTDLATFNIREDVINYISEREVISNNI, from the coding sequence ATGAGTGATTTTTTATTAGAATTATTTTCTGAAGAAATGCCGGCTAAAATGCTTGCTGCCTTTACTGCTGCTTTAGAAAAGAATATAGTCGATAAATTAGGGCAAAAAGTTGAATCAAAATCTTTTTATACTCCAAGAAGGATTTGTATACATATTAACGGATTATCAACTGAAGTAGCAGAGCAGACAGAGGAAGTAAAAGGACCTAAAGAAAGTGCGCCTGAGGCGGCTTTAGACGGTTTCATGAGGAAATATAATCTTTCTGACAAATCAGAGTTGGAATTAAGGGAAGGATGTTATTTTTATAAATTAAAACGGAATCAAAGCGATTTAAAGTCAGTACTCAAAGAAACTGTTGAAGTTAGCTTAAATCAAGCTATATGGCCAAAATCAATGAGATGGGGGGATTATGATATCAGGTGGGTAAGGCCGCTGCATTCAATAGTTTGTTTTCTCGATAATGAGGTACTACCGGTTAAATTCGGTCATATAATTGCCTCAAATAAAACTTACGGGCATAGATTCCTCTCGGGTAAGGAAATCACAGTTAACTCGGCAAGTCTTATAGAGTATAGTACATTACTTAAAGAAAATTTTATAATTTTAGATGCATTAAACAGAAAAGAAATTATACAACAGGAAATCCGAAAAGCCATATCCGGGAAAAATCTAAGCATTATTGAGGATAATGAGCTTTTAAATGAAGTAGTAAATTTAGTTGAATATCCTGTAGTTTATTTGGGGCAGATTGATGAAAAATTTATGACCCTGCCTGAAGAAGTATTAATTACCACGCTTAGAAATAATCAGCGTTATTTGATGCTGAGAAATAGTACTTCCGGAAAATTAGCTCCCTACTTCATTATTGTTTCAAATACTATCGGACAAGATCAAGGAAAAGAAATCATTCATGGCAACCAGACTGTGCTAGGCGCGAGGCTATTTGATGCCTTATTCTTTTATGAAAATGATAAAAAAATAAAGTTAGAAAAAAGAATTGAGCAGCTTAAGGCTTTAACTTTTCATAAAGAAATCGGAAGTGTTTATGATAAGGTAGAAAGCGTAAAAGCTATCGCTGAAAAATTATCACAGAGGTTACAAATTGATACTGCAAAAGTTTTAAGAGCGGTTAGTTTAATGAAAGCTGATCTTATAACTGAAATGGTAGGAGAATTTCCTGAACTGCAGGGAATTATGGGTTATTATTATGCACTAAATGATAGAGAAGATGAAGATATAGCAATTACAATAAGAGATCATTATAAGCCTTTAGGACCTAATGATTATGTTCCGACTAATAAAGTCGCGGCAATTGTAGCTCTAGCGGATAAGCTTGATACTTTGAATCAAATGTTTGCAATTAATATTAAGCCTACCGGTTCAAAAGATCCGTTTGCACTACGTAGGGCAGCAAACGGAGTAGTAAGAATCATAGCTGAAAATAACTTTGCACTGGATATTAAAACTGATTTAGCGACTTTTAATATCAGAGAAGATGTAATAAATTATATATCGGAACGGGAAGTTATAAGTAATAATATTTAA
- a CDS encoding amino acid ABC transporter permease — protein sequence MTNYDFQWVLYIVEGITITLQYSLTSVFIGFFLGIIFAFVILSENKVLSFPVKLYVSIIRGTPLLLQLSIVYFAVPALTGYKISAFASGVIAFSINSSAYICNIIRAGVQAIDKGQFEAAGVLNIPYFFMMKDIILPQALKNILPALINEVAGMIKESSIIAIIGEADLMRRAQVVAAEQYTYFAPLVVAGICYYILVITLTYFAKILETRLHAKYK from the coding sequence ATGACTAATTATGATTTTCAGTGGGTGTTATATATTGTTGAAGGAATAACTATTACTTTACAGTATTCACTTACCTCAGTGTTTATCGGGTTTTTCCTCGGGATTATATTCGCATTTGTTATTTTAAGTGAAAATAAAGTGCTCTCTTTTCCTGTGAAGCTTTATGTTTCAATAATAAGAGGTACCCCCCTTCTACTGCAATTAAGCATTGTCTATTTTGCCGTGCCTGCCCTTACCGGGTATAAGATATCGGCGTTTGCTTCCGGAGTTATTGCCTTTTCTATTAATTCAAGTGCTTATATATGCAATATAATCAGAGCCGGGGTTCAAGCAATCGACAAGGGGCAATTTGAGGCAGCCGGAGTTTTAAATATACCTTATTTCTTTATGATGAAAGATATAATTTTACCTCAGGCATTAAAAAATATATTACCTGCACTTATTAACGAAGTAGCCGGTATGATTAAAGAATCATCAATTATTGCGATAATCGGGGAGGCAGACCTGATGAGAAGAGCGCAAGTAGTTGCAGCTGAGCAGTATACCTATTTTGCTCCGCTTGTTGTTGCCGGGATCTGCTACTATATACTGGTAATTACTTTAACTTATTTTGCTAAAATTTTAGAGACGAGATTACATGCTAAGTATAAATAA
- a CDS encoding ABC transporter substrate-binding protein yields the protein MKKKLVILVLGLLSITLIMCLNPFAKHDNIDKDIKKTLVMGVSLDYPPFEFMHLGKPQGFDIDLAYMLANELDFKLEIKDMDFGSLIPALNSKQIDFIISAMSPSPERARNVDFTKLYYQAKIEILTLDSKDTEAVSRFENKKIGVQMGSTMETYLKKKQAGIPSLEILSIARVPALIEELKIGRIDGVLLDAEIARKIISKNPNLKSKVIEDFIGGNAVVLPLKSELTKAFNYALDNLEKEGKLRSLEQKWIVESKE from the coding sequence ATGAAAAAGAAGCTTGTAATATTAGTTTTAGGTCTATTATCAATTACGCTTATAATGTGTTTAAACCCATTTGCTAAGCATGATAATATAGATAAGGATATAAAAAAAACATTAGTTATGGGAGTATCTTTAGACTATCCGCCTTTCGAATTTATGCATTTGGGTAAGCCGCAAGGGTTTGATATTGATTTAGCATATATGCTTGCAAATGAACTTGATTTTAAGCTTGAGATTAAAGACATGGATTTCGGTTCCTTAATCCCTGCGTTAAATAGCAAGCAAATAGATTTTATTATTTCAGCTATGTCGCCTTCTCCCGAACGTGCCAGAAATGTAGATTTCACTAAATTATATTACCAGGCTAAAATAGAAATCTTAACTCTTGACTCGAAAGACACGGAAGCAGTATCCCGATTTGAAAATAAAAAAATCGGAGTACAGATGGGTTCAACTATGGAAACTTACTTAAAGAAAAAACAAGCGGGCATACCATCATTGGAAATCTTATCTATTGCCAGAGTTCCTGCATTAATTGAAGAATTAAAAATCGGAAGAATAGACGGAGTTTTATTAGATGCGGAAATTGCAAGAAAAATAATCTCCAAAAACCCGAACTTAAAATCTAAAGTTATTGAAGATTTTATAGGCGGCAATGCAGTTGTCTTACCCCTAAAGTCAGAACTTACAAAAGCTTTTAACTATGCTTTGGATAATCTTGAAAAAGAAGGCAAGTTAAGAAGCTTAGAACAAAAATGGATTGTTGAAAGTAAAGAGTAA
- the folP gene encoding dihydropteroate synthase, with protein MAKLVGILNVTLNSFSDGGKYAVPQDAVNRLCTLFEEGADIVDIGAASTTYGAELVTHQDEWKILEPILKCLDKKPISVDTYNYQTAEKAIAYGAEIINDVSFGLNDNMLKLVAESKVKYILMYSLVVPADKNVRVNNINEIEYGFEKKVEACLKYGIALDQLIIDPGIGFGTNPKQSFEVLKNLERFRKFGTEILIGHSRKSFLELVSDYPPQERDLETLTASLYLRTQADYLRIHNVNWHRRAFKVAEALNF; from the coding sequence ATGGCTAAGCTAGTTGGAATCCTGAACGTTACTTTAAACTCTTTCTCGGATGGCGGGAAATACGCTGTACCACAGGACGCTGTAAACCGTCTTTGCACACTTTTTGAGGAAGGTGCGGATATTGTTGATATCGGAGCAGCTTCGACTACATATGGTGCAGAGCTCGTTACCCATCAGGATGAATGGAAAATACTCGAGCCGATTTTAAAATGCTTAGATAAAAAACCGATAAGTGTTGATACATATAACTATCAAACGGCTGAGAAGGCAATAGCATACGGTGCCGAGATAATTAACGATGTATCCTTCGGTTTAAATGATAATATGCTGAAGCTAGTTGCCGAAAGTAAAGTAAAATATATTTTAATGTATAGTTTAGTTGTACCTGCAGATAAAAATGTCAGAGTAAATAATATAAATGAAATTGAATATGGTTTTGAAAAGAAAGTTGAAGCATGTTTAAAATATGGTATTGCATTAGATCAGCTGATTATAGATCCGGGAATCGGCTTCGGTACTAACCCTAAACAATCTTTTGAAGTATTAAAAAATTTAGAAAGGTTTAGGAAATTCGGTACTGAGATCCTAATCGGGCATTCCCGCAAATCTTTCTTAGAGCTTGTTTCGGATTATCCCCCCCAAGAAAGGGATTTAGAAACTTTAACCGCGTCACTTTACCTAAGAACTCAAGCGGACTATTTAAGAATTCATAATGTAAATTGGCATAGAAGAGCCTTTAAAGTGGCGGAAGCATTAAATTTTTAA
- the fliD gene encoding flagellar filament capping protein FliD, which produces MGSMLSLGNFDTIAGKKVLTGGSLGLDVKSIIEGTVFPKKLEIEKIEDSLSITNKKSLVFKELSTYVKNLETSASLLKNAAGNKDDIFSKRNVAATMGNGVGADNYISISVKNGAPIENFSIEVQKTAKAKIQQSWAFSSKTDGVTNDPTTPSSGEFNAGIFQINGIDITLDEGDSLSTIQDKINAKSSTTNVSAKILQPDVGQYRLILESNLTGVENAYTLNDPSNVLNNVFTQDPTNNPSLDVQAAQDAVMVYNGSITVTRPSNKITDFIDNITFTLSEETKAGDIINVSVSPDTKSVHDSITQFVENYNVLTMFIQQQDFIAAQKPDKDETNDEKTTRLANLKKDSLVKTIKSNVKNILTQALEGLPDYNTLASIGITFVKKENVVVQENNYTGVLVTDDNKLNSALSDNMEDVKKLFGLNFTSDSANLSIGAKRGTNINVSSLKFDIDVNRAAPEDRVRVTYTSPTDSSPVTINASLTLKNPDDVTQGYNIQGIAGTILENFDFSYTGNGVETINSSITQGFGDKISNYISELNKEEAFTKAQKTLTDSVEKYKKEIEKKNEAMDKEREFLLNKYGKLEALFRELNSTLEFLEAQQQYSTK; this is translated from the coding sequence ATGGGATCAATGTTAAGTTTAGGGAATTTTGATACTATTGCAGGAAAAAAAGTCCTCACCGGGGGAAGCCTAGGGCTTGACGTTAAGTCAATAATTGAAGGCACGGTTTTTCCGAAAAAATTGGAAATTGAGAAAATTGAAGATTCATTATCAATAACTAATAAAAAATCTTTAGTGTTTAAAGAGCTGTCCACTTATGTAAAAAACCTGGAGACTTCTGCAAGTTTATTAAAAAATGCAGCAGGTAACAAGGATGATATTTTCTCCAAGAGAAATGTTGCCGCAACAATGGGTAACGGTGTCGGGGCTGATAACTATATTTCAATTAGTGTAAAAAACGGCGCGCCGATCGAAAATTTCAGTATTGAAGTTCAAAAAACGGCAAAAGCGAAAATACAGCAAAGTTGGGCGTTTTCATCAAAGACAGACGGAGTTACAAACGACCCCACCACCCCCTCAAGCGGTGAGTTCAATGCAGGAATTTTTCAAATTAACGGAATTGATATAACTCTGGATGAGGGCGATTCATTAAGCACTATACAAGATAAAATTAATGCTAAAAGTTCAACTACAAATGTTTCAGCTAAAATATTACAGCCCGACGTAGGGCAATATAGGCTTATACTTGAATCGAACCTGACGGGGGTGGAAAATGCATATACCCTGAATGACCCGAGTAACGTTTTAAATAACGTCTTTACACAAGACCCGACTAATAACCCTAGCTTAGACGTACAAGCTGCACAAGATGCAGTCATGGTTTATAACGGAAGTATCACGGTAACCAGGCCTTCAAATAAAATTACCGATTTTATCGATAATATAACTTTTACATTATCGGAAGAGACTAAAGCAGGGGATATTATTAATGTTAGCGTTAGCCCTGATACTAAGTCAGTTCATGATTCAATCACTCAATTTGTAGAAAATTATAATGTACTTACAATGTTTATCCAACAGCAGGATTTTATTGCTGCACAAAAGCCGGATAAAGATGAAACCAATGATGAAAAAACTACTAGACTTGCAAATTTAAAAAAAGATTCATTAGTTAAAACTATTAAATCCAATGTTAAAAATATTCTTACCCAAGCTTTGGAAGGACTTCCCGATTATAACACTCTTGCAAGTATAGGAATAACATTCGTTAAAAAGGAAAATGTTGTCGTTCAAGAAAATAATTATACAGGTGTTTTAGTGACGGATGATAACAAACTTAATTCCGCACTTTCGGACAATATGGAAGATGTGAAGAAGTTGTTCGGATTAAATTTCACTTCCGACTCGGCTAATTTATCTATTGGTGCGAAAAGGGGAACTAATATTAATGTCAGTTCACTTAAGTTTGATATAGATGTCAATAGAGCTGCCCCGGAGGATAGAGTGCGGGTAACTTATACCTCGCCGACCGATTCATCGCCTGTTACAATTAATGCTTCCCTAACTTTGAAAAATCCTGACGATGTCACTCAAGGATATAATATACAAGGAATTGCAGGAACAATTTTAGAAAATTTTGATTTTTCCTATACAGGCAATGGTGTAGAGACAATTAATAGCTCTATCACTCAAGGCTTTGGTGATAAAATTAGCAATTATATAAGCGAGCTTAATAAAGAAGAAGCTTTTACCAAAGCTCAAAAAACATTAACTGACTCAGTAGAAAAGTATAAAAAAGAGATTGAAAAAAAGAATGAAGCTATGGATAAGGAAAGAGAATTTTTACTGAATAAATACGGTAAGCTCGAAGCCTTGTTCAGGGAGCTTAATTCTACATTAGAGTTTTTAGAAGCGCAGCAGCAATATTCAACTAAATAA
- a CDS encoding FixH family protein, which produces MRHILKEHAMETKKSIIPYLFIAFILLYVTLDSIFIYISKNSYNGIITENAYQKGLDYNQVIKENEAQKKLGWIGNLRYYLVGKNLIELDFTLFDKKYRPVKGGEVEVRIMRPVNDKYDMVVKLEEISSGRYSKTVQLPLQGQWEIKLKASVKNDVFFLNRRITISDKEQ; this is translated from the coding sequence GTGCGCCATATTTTAAAAGAGCATGCTATGGAAACCAAAAAATCTATAATACCATATTTATTTATTGCCTTCATACTTCTTTATGTGACCTTAGACTCAATCTTTATTTACATTTCCAAAAATTCCTACAATGGGATTATTACGGAGAACGCTTACCAAAAAGGGTTGGATTATAACCAAGTAATCAAGGAAAACGAAGCACAAAAGAAACTGGGGTGGATCGGTAACCTCAGATATTATTTGGTTGGAAAAAACTTAATCGAACTTGATTTTACTCTTTTTGATAAGAAATATCGTCCGGTTAAAGGTGGGGAAGTTGAAGTACGAATTATGCGCCCCGTAAATGATAAGTATGATATGGTTGTGAAGTTGGAGGAAATTTCCTCCGGTAGATACTCAAAAACAGTTCAACTTCCTCTTCAAGGGCAATGGGAAATAAAACTGAAAGCTTCCGTTAAAAACGATGTATTCTTTTTAAACAGAAGGATCACAATTAGTGATAAAGAGCAGTAA